DNA from Mucilaginibacter mallensis:
CGGTTGATGGCATATTCAAAAACTTTGGTTCCAATGCCCCGGCTGCGGTAATTGGAATTTGTTCTTACCGCTTCGATTTGCGCCCTTACTCCACCTTGAAAGTTAAGGTACTGGATGAATGTCAGCTGAAATGTTGCGACCAGAACTCCATTCATTTCTGCAACCGTTAATTCCTGGTTTGGATCTGCCTGAATCTTTTCAAAGGCGGACATGTATTTCTCGGATATTATTTCTGAAACGACTTCTCTTTGTGACCCCAGCGGATCATCAGCCA
Protein-coding regions in this window:
- a CDS encoding GNAT family N-acetyltransferase, which encodes MNTASTLNFRIATKEDLKEIIKMMADDPLGSQREVVSEIISEKYMSAFEKIQADPNQELTVAEMNGVLVATFQLTFIQYLNFQGGVRAQIEAVRTNSNYRSRGIGTKVFEYAINRAKAKGCHLIQLTTDKARPDALRFYEKLGFKAAHEGMKLKL